Proteins from a single region of Artemia franciscana chromosome 2, ASM3288406v1, whole genome shotgun sequence:
- the LOC136038526 gene encoding palmitoyltransferase ZDHHC20-B-like isoform X1, protein MGAKQCLSKSLNVFKWIPVLFIVAVAVWSYYAYVIQLCLLSVGSPAQKMLYLVFYHLFFIMFSWSYWQTVFTPVARVPHEFRPPTDVAFAFEHAETQQQQREILEEFSRNLPVVTRSLMGVRFCEKCYHIKPDRAHHCSVCECCVLKMDHHCPWVNTCVGWSNYKFFILFLGYAALYCIYVSLTSLPFFIAFWKNQVEAGPGKFHVLFLFFVATMFFISVSSLFSYHIYLLLLNRSTLESFRPPVFRLGPDKDGFHLGKFNNVAEIFGDDIKLWFFPIFTSKGDGTKFKVRSPHLCLGYDSTGTTTVTVPSTSKGDGVSYPQKTLGEEESNLLRFGRCGSSDESELNGLTHLTPSVNTSKTVERNSEYTSVLIEPV, encoded by the exons ATGGGAGCTAAGCAATGTCTTTCAAAAAGTCTCAATGTGTTTAAATGGATTCCAGTATTGTTTATTGTGGCAGTTGCCGTTTGGTCTTATTATGCTTATGTGATCCAATTATGTCTTC TTTCTGTTGGAAGTCCTGCACAGAAAA TGCTGTACCTGGTGTTCTACCATTTATTCTTTATAATGTTTTCCTGGTCATACTGGCAGACCGTTTTCACACCAGTTGCAAGGGTTCCTCATGAG TTTAGACCTCCAACAGACGTTGCTTTTGCGTTTGAGCATGCAGAGACTCAGCAACAACAAAGAGAAATATTAGAAGAATTTTCTAGGAATCTTCCTGTTGTTACAAGGTCCCTGATGGGAG TTCGCTTTTGCGAGAAATGCTATCACATTAAACCAGACCGAGCTCACCACTGTAGCGTTTGTGAATGCTGTGTTCTCAAAATGGATCATCACTGCCCGTGGGTAAACACATGTGTTGGATGGTccaattataaatttttcattttatttcttggGTACGCTGCCCTCTATTGTATTTATGTTTCCTTGACTTCTCTGCCGTTTTTTATTGCCTTTTGGAAG AATCAAGTTGAAGCAGGACCTGGGAAATTTCACGtcttattcttgttttttgttgctaCAATGTTCTTCATTAGTGTATCGTCCCTATTTTCATACCATATTTATTTACTTCTTCTCAATCGATCTACTTTAG aGTCATTCCGGCCTCCTGTCTTCCGTTTGGGACCAGATAAAGATGGTTTTCATTTAGGGAAATTTAATAATGTTGCCGAGATATTTGGTGATGATATAAAGTTATggttttttccaatatttacaAG caaagggGATGGCACCAAATTTAAAGTTCGGTCACCCCATCTATGTCTGGGATATGACTCTACTGGAACAACAACAGTAACAGTTCCCAGTACAAG taAAGGTGACGGTGTTAGCTATCCCCAGAAAACACTTGGAGAAGAGGAGTCTAATTTACTTCGTTTTGGGCGTTGTGGTTCATCAGATGAAAGTGAATTAAATGGCTTGACTCATCTCACTCCTTCAGTTAATACTTCTAAAACTGTCGAGA
- the LOC136038526 gene encoding palmitoyltransferase ZDHHC15B-like isoform X2, translated as MGAKQCLSKSLNVFKWIPVLFIVAVAVWSYYAYVIQLCLLSVGSPAQKMLYLVFYHLFFIMFSWSYWQTVFTPVARVPHEFRPPTDVAFAFEHAETQQQQREILEEFSRNLPVVTRSLMGVRFCEKCYHIKPDRAHHCSVCECCVLKMDHHCPWVNTCVGWSNYKFFILFLGYAALYCIYVSLTSLPFFIAFWKNQVEAGPGKFHVLFLFFVATMFFISVSSLFSYHIYLLLLNRSTLESFRPPVFRLGPDKDGFHLGKFNNVAEIFGDDIKLWFFPIFTSKGDGVSYPQKTLGEEESNLLRFGRCGSSDESELNGLTHLTPSVNTSKTVERNSEYTSVLIEPV; from the exons ATGGGAGCTAAGCAATGTCTTTCAAAAAGTCTCAATGTGTTTAAATGGATTCCAGTATTGTTTATTGTGGCAGTTGCCGTTTGGTCTTATTATGCTTATGTGATCCAATTATGTCTTC TTTCTGTTGGAAGTCCTGCACAGAAAA TGCTGTACCTGGTGTTCTACCATTTATTCTTTATAATGTTTTCCTGGTCATACTGGCAGACCGTTTTCACACCAGTTGCAAGGGTTCCTCATGAG TTTAGACCTCCAACAGACGTTGCTTTTGCGTTTGAGCATGCAGAGACTCAGCAACAACAAAGAGAAATATTAGAAGAATTTTCTAGGAATCTTCCTGTTGTTACAAGGTCCCTGATGGGAG TTCGCTTTTGCGAGAAATGCTATCACATTAAACCAGACCGAGCTCACCACTGTAGCGTTTGTGAATGCTGTGTTCTCAAAATGGATCATCACTGCCCGTGGGTAAACACATGTGTTGGATGGTccaattataaatttttcattttatttcttggGTACGCTGCCCTCTATTGTATTTATGTTTCCTTGACTTCTCTGCCGTTTTTTATTGCCTTTTGGAAG AATCAAGTTGAAGCAGGACCTGGGAAATTTCACGtcttattcttgttttttgttgctaCAATGTTCTTCATTAGTGTATCGTCCCTATTTTCATACCATATTTATTTACTTCTTCTCAATCGATCTACTTTAG aGTCATTCCGGCCTCCTGTCTTCCGTTTGGGACCAGATAAAGATGGTTTTCATTTAGGGAAATTTAATAATGTTGCCGAGATATTTGGTGATGATATAAAGTTATggttttttccaatatttacaAG taAAGGTGACGGTGTTAGCTATCCCCAGAAAACACTTGGAGAAGAGGAGTCTAATTTACTTCGTTTTGGGCGTTGTGGTTCATCAGATGAAAGTGAATTAAATGGCTTGACTCATCTCACTCCTTCAGTTAATACTTCTAAAACTGTCGAGA